The DNA window GGGTGTTTGGAAATAATAATGGATCTAATAGTTGTTTTGATCTATATGATATGCCATgtcttattttttgttttgaacaAGTTTTTAGCGGCTGGAAAATGCTACGCCTAGAGCTGATTTAACCATTTAGAATTGGTACCTTGATTGTTCGTTTGGTTGGCTATGTAATGGTTGATTTTGGACTTGTTTGTCtattgtttggtttggttttacgGGTTATATGTCTAAGTATGTAAATGGCTGGACCTGCTTCTCCTTTCCCCCCTTTTGCTCTGCCGAATCTCTAGCCAATCCCACCAAATAATCTTGAAAATCATGTACATTTTTCATCACCCTTTCATGGTTGAGTGGTGGCAAGGGTGCCCCTTGGTGAACGAATGGTGGAACCTGTGTGGTGGACGTTACTGTTCCCTCTGTATCTAGGGAAGGAAAGTGAATTGGATGTACGGGCCTCTGATAGCCTTGATAACTAGGATGAGTCCATGGATAATATCCCGGATGCCACCCTGGTTGCTGATACGTGTTGATAAATTACCAACTCGTAATACTCGGTAAATACGAGATCTATCCCACGAAgagtgaatctagagcgattgatgagaatgaacgTTAGTTGCTTTTCAATTCGTTTTGCAATTCAAGAATAGGAGTTTGTTTCGAATAAAGAATACACAATTGAATCGCTAATTAAACACGTTacttaattaaacaattaactaaCAATCAACTAATTAACACGAGATTTAAATCAATAAGAGTATAACGCTTAGAGGCTGCTAATtaggtttgaaaacgtttctAGCTAAGCGGGGTTGATTGAGTAATGGGTTCAGGTCAAGTCTTTCTAAAATGcataatccgctctctcgagtccgtaattagaactaattgtaattaaattaatacaccgaaatctaaatcgctctcgcgtaattagatttcgattataCTAATTTAATCCAATCACGAAGCTAACTTATAACCGATTAAGTCCTAAAGCGCTCTCGCATGATTAAGCCCTAATTAAGTGATTTGCTAATTCCGGGTAATTAaatgactctcgcctaattaattaaccttttaacctaggattaggagatcaatctatcctagGCATTAAGCATACAAATCACTACAAACCCTTAAACACAATGAGCGACAAATGATATAAAAACATGCAAAGTTGCTATGAAATGTTACAATTAGACATGCCAAATAGGTGTAAATTCTACACCTAttaaacctcctcacacttaccctTTGCTCGTCCCGAGCAAGAATTGAATCTCGCTTAGGTAAACATACTAGCAACTTGAATCGCTGAAACACAAACCGCATTTAAATTCACAAATCATAAAGAGATGACTGTTTTCTTCCAAGTTTAGCAACCGCTAAAGATGCACACTAGCGACAACACAATTGCACAATCATAATGTTAGAGTACTCAATACTTAAATCACATAGAGTCACATTACCACTTGCGGGACATGTCAAATAAGTATGAGTTTCAAAAAGACAATCAAGGCAAGATCGtgcaaaaattaatcaaaaagcATGAATCCTCACAAGATTACACTTCGACACTCAAGTGTTTAGGGTAATgcaaaacaatttaaaagctCACAAAAGCATGCATaaattcaccataggcttgaCGATAATCCGGGACTCCGCCGCTTAGTTCGGTAATTAACACAAATCAAATGGACTTTAAATGGGTTGTAATGGGGCTAAGGTATAGGGTAGGGTTAAGAGGGTAAAATTtggttaaacaaataacttgatGGCTAAAAACAAAACACAACACAAAGATCCAACTTGGAAATTACAAacacaaaacaaatattttttttatttcttgcctcttttaaacaattttgcctttatttttcttcttctttttctctttttttttttaatttttttatatgcattttcttttcttttctcaaccatttttattctttctttctttgattttctttatttttctataaGGCATTTGTTCgcttttcttttccattttcatCAAGTTGTGAtcaattgttttcaaaaattaaaccaatcaaGTTAAATGAGGTGTTTTAAAGAGGTAAATGTTGAAAGGTTTAAATATGTGAATTTTGggttaaaatcaagaaaaagggGTTAGGCTCAAATTTGTGCAACTAGTGGAAATTGGGGTAGTCTTTTAAGTGGTTTTAAAACAATGTGTAGTCTTAATGCCATTCTCATTTTTGTGCCAAAAACTCAACGATGTGATTTTGAACGGATACAAGTCAAGTTCTAGGAATGAAATGCACACAAGATTTACACAACAACGACGTTAGGctcaaaaaaatttaacaaaaagtTGTGtaatgccaaaagtttaatttCCGCACAAACAAACCAATCATGCCTAAAATCAACTCaacctttaaaattttaaaacaacatctcatgaatccgcatcaaagTAACTACTATGCAACCACAATCTcaactcaattaaattaaaatcatgCAATTAACATTTCACTATGTGAGCATCATTAACTATTGCTATTTAAAGAAGTTGCATTTAACCAATTATGAATTGGAATTGCAAACATGGAAAGTGTTTCAAATAAACAAGATCActagcaattttttttaacaaaattcgAGCTCAAAGTTAAGTGATACAAGGCATCCCAACATCAAAATAACACTAAAACATAAGCATAAAACATAAgcataaaaacataaactaaaCAAAATACCCAATTAAACAAAACACTAAGCGCTAACGAAATCAATTTGACTAaccccctcctcacactatttcatgctATGTCCATATtgcaatgaaataaataaaaaggaaaattgCATAAGTTAGggattagaaaacaaatctcgCTAGTCGAAGTGGGGGCTTCGGTGATGGCTCGGGTGACGGGTACCGCTTGTCTCTTGAGCTTCTGATAGATTATCAGAAATGATGATTGGAAGAGGCTTGATTTCTTCAACGAAAGTGTACCGCAGATGCGGTGGCACTGGTTTCATTTCCACAATTGGCAGTACAACGGAAGAGGGTGGTGTTATTCCCTCATTTTTGATCAATTTTTCTTGCTTTTGTTCATCCTCTTCCGAATACTCTTGGGCTTGGTCATCGGAATGGAAAACGACTTTGGATTCTTGAGAAAAAACAGCCTCCTTTGGTATTGTGCCTGTTTCTTTCAAAACACATGTGTCTCATTCGAGACAGGCATAATTTAAACCTGTCTCATCTGAGACAACACTGTTTCGTCCGAAACAGTGACTGTTCAACACCTCCCTGCTTTTTTCTTGAATTTCCATTTCGTAAGAAACAAGAGCATTTCGAAAGAAACAAGCTTCTATGAGTTTTTACTATCccaaattccatttttttctaCACACCACCAAAAATAACATCCCGGCATCACATGGaactaacaaaataaaatggacAAAACTcgtaataacaaaaataaagtgaagagaaaggtaaaaaaaaatctaacctcttgggaatgcctcccgagtgcgcttgttTAGAGTCGTAAGCTCGACTAGCAATCCTCAAAATCATGGAGGATCAAAAAGAGCGACTTGCTCGCGACTTTCATCGATCAACACTCTAGGATATGGTTTGCACCATTCTCCAAGCACCTGAAAAACATCTCCATTGGCCCCCTCCAACTCAATCAAATCATCCTTCAATTTATGCAGTGTTTTAAACGGTCCGCTCCACTTAGAAATCAACTTCCCCGCATGTGAATGCGCTTGAGAGGTTCGAACTTGGACGTACTCACCAAGAGTAGCAACTTCCGTATATATTTGTCTCTTGCTTGCGGTTGCTATCCTGTTGAACTTCAACGTCCATGATGCCCAACGTCTTGGTTTTCCCTTGCGTGACTTGACATGAGGTGTTttctgttagtgatatgcactaggtcaatcatgtttgaccatgttttgactttatcattttattatttattgattggcagtttttatcattttatattaatgattaaaattcttgaatggttaattctttctaaggtcatcaagtatgtgacttgatagtagaacccttaggtttaataaaagaattatataccatctatccctagtcttaatacaacattgagactagtatgatgttgactgatgattatgttttactaatcatgtatatgagatattaagtcaaatcataggtgctatttgagaaataaggcactggatgacccactgtgagaatactacatagatcactgtcataagtaattctcattacagttctattagtataatcctttgaccttgaaatcatcatggatttctacatagctatttcatattttgatacagtcttacattatctttaacaggataatggaatagattgtcattggatatgaaagtaactatgtgagaaatgtgagtgactgagaaggaatttgtccttcatttatttgagtaagatatctatgggccccttgaagaagatagactgaagaaaatgcatggccatgctaattgataagaagttatcattttcagtctacttagagtcaagaaactaatgattgaatgttataaggatgacataactatgccttatattcaatctggatatcgagagacaaagggattaaaatattattgtaaatggttaaatcggattatcgatattcatataacttgggtagtcataatgtcttgctagaggccacttatgacttgtgggctgaaatagggatttcgagcccactgccaacgttatatgaacctgcAGGGTCACACACTAAGAACaagcccaaaacagttatgggttgtacaagcccaatgtgattaagtgattaattatatatatatatatatatatatatatatatatatatatatatatatatatatatataattcgtaatatatatatatatattaataatatatatatattaattcgaaatttaaggataagtgttttccttaatttattatttttgaagataataaatatagtaattaatatatatggataattatcaaaaaaggagtttttgataaacataaacttgtagaattgcaatgagattgaaattcgaatttgtctcaaaccctaatgttatttatcactataaatactaattaaacagttggtttgagaatcacgaaattcattattcactaaatcactaaaattcgaaattgcttgtgaagcaatagtgctagcacacaagcactagttttggctaaggtctgttcgtgtggatactcgtagaggacgcgttcttttggaggcgtttctgatccgaggccaggtatcaccaaagtgaaccacctcattccttcctacattgctgttgaattcgacatacaagtaagtaattattctgttaattcgaattacatggatcttggtttgggtttttagataaatttttgaaattccgctgcgttatgaacctataaaacccaacattttcttgatttttgcaCCCACAATTTCAGGTTCTTTCTTAAGAACCTCCTTTATAGGCAAATGCAATATGGacttgtaatatcccgtatttttgaattattttttttgaatttaaattataattttttttgcattccgtcaagatttaggtaatttattattattatatatttttatttaattttatttgagtcgttcgttgattcgttcGTGGTTCGTTTCGGACTTACTTTATAttatatatcttttttaaaggaaaaggaaaattaGATATATATTAACATGCATGCAAGAAGCCATGCATTTGCTTTATTTTTTCAACGTCTATATGAGCCATTAATTGTGTACATggacaaaaagataaaaaaagccCATTACACCTTATGATTTTATATTAGAGCATAAACACCTTGGTAGCAATATTAATTTGCTGCgtcctttatttattttttttatttttttcatttttaaacccTATTCTATCTTCTTTTCTGCGataaccctagccgtcaaacGCTCCAAACCATTCCAAGATATCGCCTtcatcattcaatttttttcttttcaattcgcATCAAACCAAAGCGGGTTTTGATGGTTACATCGGTATTCTTCATAATCTATTATTCCTACGTGTCGGAAGCGAAAAAGGTACGTGAAACTTATTCGTTTAATCGCCGCTACGGTTCATCGATTCATTGTTATTTTCTGTCGTTATGTTGCCGCCGAGTCTTCCTTTTAATTGCTGCTGAATTCTGTCCATTGTTGTTGTCATGACTCTTATATggtttatgattattattttatatatttagttGTTAATTGGTTTACTGTTGATCGTTATGAAGCCCACTGCTCATTTTTTTGCTTTCATTACTATGGCTAAGTATTCATCACTTTTGGGTTATTGTTGGTGTTATAGATTCAAATTGTTTAGTTATGTTTGGTAGCTAAGTGACGTGGGTTGTGTGGAGACAAGAAATTGAATTGTTGTTATCAGTTGgttttcctttttaaatttgatttcataCTTGGCTAAGAGATTGACTTTTGCGGCAAGTTTAGCCATTTAATTGCAGTGTTTTAGTTATGCTtgtattttattcataaatggCTATATTTAAATTGCTGGAGTTACTTAaattctttattaattaatgattGGCTTTGATGACTTATTAAGgttattaatttgttaaaatgccAATTTGAAATCGAACTTTCGATTTTCGTTTTGAATTATAACTTGCtaacttttaatattattataaaaataaaaataaagttaattgcGATTATAGATCtagttgtttttttataactattatCGGAAAACGATATTTATATTACTTTCCTATAgctatataattactcgggtaattattgttattttgaaaatattagcttgacgtgccaatttgactaatttacgttttagcttttaaatattttcttaacttattttagttaagtaaatggtcggtaactattggttacttgtgttttaaactattgagttccgtttttaatatttaattattattttatcaaaagtactatttataattataaactatggtttataattttgataaattgtttGGGTCaagttagacttgggtcacccgacatgtgaggtagcttggtagttatcggtaactcggctaacccactacttaaaaattaaatttgtttattatttaataagtatttaaataatatttttctgaaTCGGAATGTAAAGCggaaactcaatagacttatattaatttggCATTgcaatttatttaagttttgtGTTTGATCTGAATTATTTTACCTTGACGTGGtgtgtgtgctagtcctacgtggtgtctagtactctctagagttagggtctgtttttaattatgattttataccttgtctagactcgtagactgttcgtacttcagaggcgaaccagagttagattacTTGCcaggtttcacgtggaatagcaagcggtgagtttatatctctatttacctctttattaagcaaatattatattttgtatatgtatatgtataaacagcttttgaactgtttttcgccattgtggatttgatttggaacgtgctactcgatgggcatcatcgggactgcgtgcgcaccggtaatgattatggtattgaggtaggtttgagatacgtctcaccttagtgagggcaccggtggaagatacgtctcctgggctcactatttattaagtgatagtcggggatcggttattgagatacgtctcaccgacacgacaatggatttagaattgtggtttagggtttcattgataatccataatgaaaatgttttattaaacgttttaaaggtttttaacttaataaatgtaaatggttatataaactctactcagtaaatctgaccccgttgtttttccaaattttccaggtttgtgatttgagcatttggtcgatctccgtttcttcattctcggaggtcctttatttatttcagaaataaagtgtcgaactattttaatCTCTTAGACCGCGgtagtagtttcatattattcatgtcttagtcttacgtttatagttttgactattgtttgttggattggtccaactattactttatcgcttttggcatgattacagtgtttatggtatttatattttattgccatactgttggagattaTTCTGAGATAAgtgtactttaaatatatatattgctttatgtattgctagactaggctgaagtctcgattgccccgagcatgtggttttattaCAGGTACAttgttataaattggttatccgcaaggctagctacgggttttggtacaaccatacccataccctagcgccggccacgattcatgaaaatgggtcgtgacaggacTCAATAGTATCAATCTTCATACATTTGTCCTCCTCACACTTGCTTTTGTCATGCTTGATGTCAAACACCATGCTCTCATCATTCATTCTCAATGTTATCTTCCCCGCATTAACATCAACCAATGCTCTCCCCGTATTCAAAAAAGGACGCCCAATAATCATGGGGCAATCTTTGTCGACCGCATAATCAAGCACAACAaagtccaccggaaagatgaacttGCCTACTTTTACTAGCACATCTTCCGCAACCCCGTGCGGTCTCTTGAGCGAATGGTCGGCCAATTGGAGCATCATGGAAGTTTGTTTTATCGGTTGATTTCCACACAGTTTCCTAAAAAGACACAAGGGCATTAGATTTATTCTTGCACCTAAATCACAAAAACAATTAAGATAAGTAGAAGTGCCAATTGAACAAGGAATAGTGGAACTCCCTGGGTCCATTAGCTTTGTCGGTAGATCACTTTGGATAATAGAACTACAACTCTCCGTGAGGGAGATTGTTTCGCCTTGTTCCCAACTttgcttgttcataattatgtctttcaagtACTTagcatattggggcatctctcTCAAAGCGTTCGCTAAGCTCAATTGGATTTgaattttcttaaatatttcAAGGAACTTTTTGAACTTTTCGTTGTCCGGAGCTTTTcttaaccggcttgggaatggaacTTTAGGCACAAAAgatggaggtggtggtggtctAACATATGGTTCTTCGACATCAATAGCCACCTCCCCACAATCCTAGGTAGTTCTTGACTAGAGCTTGCAACATCAATCATAATTTGTGGCTCTTCCTCTTCTACCACATGTTTCTTcccattggctttctcaaggtttctcccgcttTGAAGCTCCACAACTTTGATGGCTCTCACGGGCTCTCTAGGATTAGTTTCTGTAGTGGAGGGCAATCCCCCTTGAGGCCTCCCTTAAAGCGCAAGGGCAACTTGTGAGATTTGAGTCTCAACCATTTGATTAGTGGCGGCTTGGTTCCTCTCTCTTTGTGTAGCATCAAGCTCTTTTTGCTTGGCTTCAAGTTCCATCCTATCAAATCTCTCAAGCACCTTAGCAAGGAAGCTTCCCTCATCCGGACTCCGTTGTTGTTAGAAACCGGGAGGGTGTGGAGGTCGATTGCCCAAATTGTTCCCTTGATGTTGTGGTGGTCGATTCCCTCCTTGAAAGTTTTGTCCCGCTTGTTGAGGCgcttgagcattgccttgaCCTTCTTGGTTTCTCCATCCAAAATTTGGGTGATTTCTCCACCTGGGGTTATAGGTGTTGGAATAAGGATCACTAGCTTGCATTTGACTCCCCATGTAGTTTACTTGCTCACTTAAGACTTGCCCCGTTACTAGGCATTCTCCCCCCGAGTGGTTGTAATCCCCAGAAAATTCACATCCCacttgaacataagccaccGGTGCGTTTCTTGGAGCAACTTGTTTCTTGAGGGCGTCCACTTGAGCTTGAAGTGAAGCGTTTGTTGCTTTTATGGCCTCCATTTCCCTCACTTGGTCAAGAATCATCACCGACTTTTGACTAGGTGACGCTCTTCTATCCATAGGACCCCAAGTACTACTAACCACGACTAATTTCTCCACCAATTCAAGAGCTTCTTCATAAGTCTTTTGCATAAGCAAACCGCCCGAAGCCGCATCAATAGTAGCTCGAGTAGTAATGGTTGTCCCATCATAGAAAATTTGGATAACATGCTCTCTATTAAGCCGGTGATGTGGAACACTTCTTTGAAGATCCTTGAAGCGTTCCCAAGCTTCATGAAGCGACTCCCCTTCGAATTGGACAAACTCGAGTATGTCTTTTGTTAACTTGGTAGTCTTGCCATGGGAGAAGTACTTGTTGAGGAAAGCTTGAGCTAACTCCCTCAAATTGTGAATGGACTGATTTGGTAGAGAATGTAGCCATATGCTAGCTTTGTCCCTCAAGGAGAAGGGGAACATCCGAAGCTTAATTTGGTCTgccgttatcccatgaagcttgaatgtgtttaGAACACCTAAAAACTTGGCGATGTTCTCATTAGGATCCTCGTGACTCAC is part of the Mercurialis annua linkage group LG3, ddMerAnnu1.2, whole genome shotgun sequence genome and encodes:
- the LOC126672732 gene encoding uncharacterized protein LOC126672732 encodes the protein MNNEGNNYDEEERFNPLMDGGEQQYPPAPPLGNVNRPRQQNHPRDDRPQVHPQVQNQQRQTLGEFFLPDVDNATFGCFAMPVQATTFEIKPSIIQLLENRCAFFWVSHEDPNENIAKFLGVLNTFKLHGITADQIKLRMFPFSLRDKASIWLHSLPNQSIHNLRELAQAFLNKYFSHGKTTKLTKDILEFVQFEGESLHEAWERFKDLQRSVPHHRLNREHVIQIFYDGTTITTRATIDAASGGLLMQKTYEEALELVEKLVVVSSTWGPMDRRASPSQKSVMILDQVREMEAIKATNASLQAQVDALKKQVAPRNAPVAYVQVGCEFSGDYNHSGGECLVTGQVLSEQVNYMGSQMQASDPYSNTYNPRWRNHPNFGWRNQEGQGNAQAPQQAGQNFQGGNRPPQHQGNNLGNRPPHPPGRPQGGLPSTTETNPREPVRAIKVVELQSGRNLEKANGKKHVVEEEEPQIMIDVASSSQELPRIVGRWLLMSKNHMLDHHHLHLLCLKFHSQAG